The Halococcus saccharolyticus DSM 5350 genome window below encodes:
- a CDS encoding zinc-binding dehydrogenase has protein sequence MQAVQFTEHGDRDVIEYGEYPDPEPDRNEALVDVKAGALNHLDVFTRGGLPGVDLDMPHVPGSDAAGVVEAVGEDVTRVEPGDRVAVTAGRSCGECEFCRHGEHSLCESYHIIGEHVQGVHSEQAAVPAENLVPVPEGVDWETAAAAPLVFQTAWRMLVTRADLGPGESILVLGASGGVGHAAVQIAKYVGAEVYATASTDEKLEYARECGADHTVNYEETDFAPAMREATDGRGVDVVVDYVGPATWEDSIKCLAKGGRLVTCGATTGPKAETNINRVFWKQVDILGSTMASLGEVDDVLSLVWDGTFEPKIRETLPMSEAARAHEMLEEREGFGKVVVVPDSER, from the coding sequence ATGCAGGCCGTCCAGTTCACCGAGCACGGCGACCGTGACGTCATCGAGTACGGCGAGTATCCCGATCCCGAACCCGATCGGAACGAGGCGCTCGTCGACGTGAAAGCCGGCGCGCTGAACCACCTCGACGTGTTCACCCGCGGCGGACTGCCGGGCGTCGACCTCGACATGCCCCACGTTCCCGGATCGGACGCCGCCGGCGTGGTCGAGGCAGTCGGCGAGGACGTCACCCGCGTCGAACCGGGCGACCGAGTCGCGGTCACCGCCGGCCGGTCGTGCGGAGAGTGCGAGTTCTGCCGCCACGGCGAGCATTCGCTCTGTGAGAGCTACCACATCATCGGCGAGCACGTTCAAGGGGTCCACTCCGAGCAGGCGGCCGTCCCCGCCGAGAACCTCGTGCCGGTCCCCGAGGGCGTCGATTGGGAGACCGCGGCCGCCGCGCCGCTCGTCTTCCAGACCGCGTGGCGGATGCTGGTCACACGGGCGGACCTCGGTCCCGGCGAGTCGATTCTCGTCCTCGGCGCGTCCGGGGGCGTGGGCCACGCCGCGGTCCAGATCGCGAAGTACGTCGGCGCGGAGGTGTACGCCACCGCGAGCACCGACGAGAAACTCGAGTACGCCCGCGAGTGCGGCGCGGACCACACCGTCAACTACGAGGAGACCGACTTCGCGCCCGCGATGCGCGAGGCCACCGACGGCCGCGGGGTGGACGTGGTGGTCGACTACGTGGGGCCAGCGACGTGGGAGGACTCGATCAAGTGTCTCGCCAAGGGCGGCCGGCTCGTGACCTGCGGGGCGACCACCGGGCCGAAAGCCGAGACCAACATCAATCGGGTGTTCTGGAAGCAAGTCGACATCCTGGGATCGACGATGGCCTCGCTGGGCGAGGTCGACGACGTCCTCTCGCTGGTGTGGGACGGTACGTTCGAGCCGAAGATCCGCGAGACGCTCCCGATGAGCGAAGCCGCCCGCGCCCACGAGATGCTCGAAGAGCGCGAGGGATTCGGGAAAGTCGTCGTAGTTCCCGACAGCGAACGATAG